A window of the Oncorhynchus kisutch isolate 150728-3 linkage group LG12, Okis_V2, whole genome shotgun sequence genome harbors these coding sequences:
- the txlnba gene encoding beta-taxilin, with the protein MEINVQSVAEVIPAQTSVTPPPSPVTAETPVPLPQEGQHMDPMEEFGRRLDEIINTYGSAASLIEKQCIILETDKVEEEASGEEADEVTSAKNTSTGKDAKKLLKGLGKEGTLLMQSLNKLCTPEEKLDALLKKYAELLEERRGEQKQLRFLQKKQGHMGKERDQLQYEHSRAILAHSKLEGLCKELQRHNKTLKEETLARCREDEEKRREITTHFQSTLTDIQAQIEQHSNRNNKLCSENTNLADKLKHIISQYEQREESLEKIFKHHDLQQKLSDTKLEQANAQLQEAEEKHKREKEYLLREAIDKTKKCYTLKEQELQLKKKLALYSQKFEEFQTTLSKSNDVYASFKNEMEKMTKKMKKLDKESNVWKTRFESTNKALSEMIEERTVKENEYEMFVVKIDKLERLCRALQDERKILYSKIKGIRQTPDATEGTPKDETQEVATEPVHSLMDIVEEPEMTEEMARLRAEQNRLAEFAASLLAPSTGDDDDDDDDSDSEEEPESTEPAEAQKIPEPTKAPVQVVVEAPAHAEEPEPTYADTPAQAPAQVEALAQAPAQVEAPAQAPAQVEAPAQAPEEAEAPAQVEDPAEAPAQAPTQVEAPAQAEAPAQAPAQAPAQVEVPAQVEAPAQAEMAAPVQPETPKQPEPSAKKQTPKKENANKTS; encoded by the exons ATGGAGATCAACGTCCAGTCTGTTGCAGAGGTCATCCCAGCCCAGACCAGTGTGACTCCACCACCGTCCCCAGTCACAGCAGAGACCCCGGTCCCTCTACCCCAGGAGGGCCAGCACATGGACCCCATGGAGGAGTTTGGTCGTCGGCTGGACGAAATTATCAACACCTATGGCTCCGCAGCCAGCCTGATAGAGAAACAGTGCATCATCCTGGAAACGGATAAGGTGGAAGAGGAGGCAAGCGGAGAGGAAGCTGATGAAGTCACATCCGCCAAGAACACCAGCACGGGCAAGGATGCAAAGAAGTTGCTGAAAGGCTTAG GAAAGGAGGGCACGCTTCTAATGCAAAGTTTGAACAAGCTGTGCACGCCAGAAGAGAAACTGGATGCTCTACTCAAGAAGTATGCCGAACTG CTGGAGGAGCGTCGTGGGGAACAGAAGCAGCTGAGGTTCCTTCAGAAGAAGCAGGGCCAcatggggaaggagagggacCAGCTCCAGTATGAGCACAGCAGAGCCATCCTGGCCCACAGCAAACTAGAGGGCCTCTGCAAGGAACTCCAGAGGCACAACAAGACCCTCAAG gaGGAGACCCTTGCGCGTTGTCGTGAGGATGAGGAGAAGCGCAGAGAGATCACCACTCACTTCCAGAGCACGCTGACAGACATCCAGGCTCAGATCGAGCAGCACAGTAACCGCAACAACAAGCTGTGTTCGGAGAACACCAACCTGGCAGACAAACTCAAACACATCATCAGCCAGtatgagcagagagaggag AGCTTGGAGAAGATCTTCAAGCACCACGACCTGCAGCAGAAGCTGTCTGATACCAAACTGGAGCAAGCTAATGCACAGCTGCAGGAGGCCGAGGAGAAGCAcaagagagaaaaggaatac CTACTTAGGGAGGCAATTGACAAAACAAAGAAATGCTACACATTGAAGGAGCAAGAGTTGCAGTTGAAGAAAAAG CTTGCTCTGTACTCCCAGAAGTTTGAAGAGTTCCAGACTACGTTGTCTAAGAGCAACGATGTGTACGCCAGCTTCAAAAATGAAATGGAGAAG ATGACAAAGAAGATGAAAAAACTTGATAAAGAGTCGAATGTTTGGAAGACCAGATTTGAGAGCACTAACAAGGCTCTCTCGGAGATGATTGAAGAG AGGACTGTAAAGGAGAATGAGTATGAGATGTTCGTCGTGAAGATTGACAAGCTGGAGAGGCTCTGCCGAGCACTCCAGGATGAGAGGAAGATCCTGTACTCCAAGATCAAAGGCATTCGCCAAACACCTGACGCCACCGAGGGGACACCCAAGGACGAGACACAGGAGGTGGCCACTGAACCAGTCCACAGCCTCATGGACATAGTTGAGGAGCCAGAGATGACAGAGGAGATGGCCCGTCTGAGGGCTGAGCAGAACAGGCTGGCGGAGTTCGCAGCCTCCCTACTGGCCCCGTCTACAggagacgatgatgatgatgatgatgactctGACAGTGAGGAAGAGCCAGAGTCTACAGAACCTGCTGAGGCCCAGAAGATCCCTGAACCAACAAAGGCCCCAGTACAGGTAGTGGTAGAGGCACCAGCACATGCAGAGGAACCAGAACCAACATATGCAGATACACCAGCGCAGGCTCCAGCACAGGTAGAGGCACTAGCGCAGGCTCCAGCACAAGTGGAGGCACCAGCACAGGCTCCAGCACAAGTAGAGGCACCAGCACAGGCTCCAGAAGAGGCAGAGGCACCAGCACAAGTAGAGGATCCAGCAGAGGCTCCAGCACAGGCTCCAACACAGGTAGAGGCTCCAGCACAGGCAGAGGCACCAGCACAAGCTCCAGCACAGGCTCCAGCACAAGTAGAGGTACCAGCACAGGTGGAGGCACCAGCACAGGCAGAGATGGCTGCCCCAGTCCAGCCAGAGACCCCAAAACAGCCAGAGCCCTCTGCCAAAAAGCAGACGCcaaaaaaggagaatgcaaataAGACTAGCTGA